The Paramixta manurensis region ACCGTGGCACAGCATCGCCTCACCCGGGGTAACGTGTTCGACAATCACCGTAGAACCGGCATCCAACTGCTGTAATTCACCCAGCGTCAGCCGTAGATTTCCGCAGCGAATAGTCAGCTCTAACGGCAGCGCATCCAGACCGGAACGTGCGCTATCGCCATCGGGATGCCATGTCGTATCTTCCCTAACGTCCGAAGCGTATGCGGCGACGTCCTGGGGACCTTCAGACGGGATGGGATCGTGAGGGTGAGACATGGTTAAGTCCTCTTTTAGGGTAATTTGGAGTGTGTCTGGTTCGCCAGGTTGAGAGGCGAGTCGGAGTTGGCCCTGAAATTGAGCGTGGGCGAAGGGGATGACGCCCTGACCGTCGGGCGTAAAAAAGCGCTGTGTAGGCAATAAGACGTCTGCCGGACGTAATGCGGCGAGACGCTGTGCTGACAGTGTAAGGCACCCCATCACCAGCGGCGTGTCTAGCGGTAACGCGAGATTTACCGGCTGATAACGGCGCTGCCAGCCTGTCCGGGTCGCCAGCCGCTGTAGCGCCTCAAGCGGAATCACTAACTGGCTGTAGGCATGCTCCTCGCCAAGCTGCACAGATAACCGCAGCGTGAAAGGAGAGGCGGTTTGCTGTTGCGCGAGGGTCGGGGCCAGTTTACCCAGCAGGCTGATGATTTGTGGGCTGAGCTGTTGATTAAAGTAAGACCAGTACCAGCCCTCATTCTCTTCAGTGACGCCGGTTAATGCCGGGCAGTCGGCCAATAGTGTCAGCAGGGGCGCCGGGTCGCTTAGTGCCAGCAGCCCGGCATCGCTGTGGTAATAGTGTAATGTTGGTTGCGCGACGGTATCGTCAGCGGGCAGTAGCTGCAACTCACCCTGGCGTTCACCCAGCGTAAAAGGATAGCGCCAGCCGCTGCCTATCCAGCGCCGCGCCTCGGCTTCATCGCGGGTTTGCTGCGGTAAATCGAGTTTCATGATAGCGCTTCCCAGCGTTTAAAACGCAGGCGAACGCGCTGACTCATGCGACGAGAAAGGTTTTCGCCGCATGCAGTTTCGCTACCACGTACCACATTAAACAACGCGGGAGAAAATCCCAATGCGACATCCAGGCCGCCGCCCGCCAATGTATTCACTTGGGCTTTGACTTCGCCCAGCTGCGGCAGAATCATACTAAAGCTAGCCGGAAAGGCTTCCTGCGTTTCCAGGCTCTGACTGAGTTGCGGTTCCACGATTTGCCAAAGTGCCGCTGCCTGCGGGTTTTCAACCGTCTGGGCTTCCTGTGGCGCGCTGAGTAATGCATCGGGATCGATAAGCGATAATGGCGTAATTGGGGTTAACGGTGCGGCACTGCCTTCGCCGTTAAGTAATTGGCTAAATTCGCTCTCATCACGCGATAGCCGCTGCTTATCGGTGTTACGCGCCGGGCTTTTGGCCGGTGCGGATGTTGGTGTGAAAACAGCGGTGCGGTTGGCGTTTTGCGGCAGCGGACGTGCGGGCTGACGCGGCGTGTTATCATGCGGCGTCGCCTGGTGCTGCTGGTGGCGGAGGCTTTCATCGCGCTGCCAGAGTTTGTTTGGTTGCAGATTGTGGTTCATCTGTCGGTTCATCATTGCGGTGCGGCCTCGTTGTTTTGCAACAGATACTCGATTTTTTCCACATCACGCTGGCAGCGCTGCACCACCTGCAACGCTTCATCTACCCGCTGTTGCTGCGCTTGCGTCGCATTTTCCAGCACCACGATTTGCTGCCGCTGGCGTAATACATCATCGCGCTGCTGTTGTTCTGTTTGGAGCGCATCGCGTAGTTCATTTAATGGCTCGATTTTTCCTTGATGTTGCGGCACAAACGCCGCCACGGTCTCCTGATAACGTTGGCTTTGTCCTTGTAGCAGTTGCTCGCCATCGTGGTGTTGCTGATGGCAGACCTGCAACTGTTGTTGTTGCTGACGCTGCAAGCGTTCGCTACGGCTGAGCCGTTGTTTACGGATTGGCAGCAGCACTTTCAGCACGTTATGTAATTCCAGTGCTTGCGCATCGGCTTCCGGTGGGGTTTCGACATCAACGTGACGGCGCATGGCGGGCAACCTCCTGCAGTTGTTGACGGGTAAGGGTGAAATCGCTCGGCGCATGGTTGGCCTGGCGTAAAAAAGCGTTAATCGCGTCCTGGGCTTGCACGGCGGCATCGACGGTCGCATCGTTGCCTGGCTGATATTCGCCAAGGCGGATCAGCATTTCGACTTGTTGATAAGCGGACATCAATTGGCGAATGCTGGACGCTTCGCCCACATGCGCTTTTTCGACCACGCTACCCATGGTACGGCTAAGGCTGGCCAGCACATCGATTGCCGGATAGTGCCCACGCTCGGCCAGACGGCGCGCCAGTACAATGTGGCCATCAATCAATGAACGCACTTCGTCGGCGACCGGATCATTCATCGAGTCCTGTTCAATTAACACGGAATACAGCGCGGTGATGGCGCCGCGCGAGGTTTTCCCGGCACGTTCAAGTAGGCCAGGCAGTAAGGTATATACCGAAGGCGGCAGGCCGCCGCGCCCAGGCGGTTCACCCAGCGCCAGGCCGATTTCACGCTGCGCACGTGCGAAGCGGGTTAACGAATCAATAATCAACAACACGTTTTTACCCCGATCGCGAAAGGCTTCCGCGATGGAGGTGGCGGTGAAAGCGGCGCGCGCGCGTTCCATACTGCTGCGGTCTGAGGTAGAGCACACCAAAACCGTACGCGCGCGTAGCTCGGCATCCAACTCATGGTCGAGAAACTCGCGCAGCTCACGGCCACGCTCGCCAATCAGGCCGAAGACAATCGCATCGCACGGCGTGTTACGCGCCATCTCGGCCAGTAAGGTGGTTTTACCGCAGCCGGCCCCGGCGAAAACCCCAACGCGTTGGCCGACGCCGATGGTCAACATCCCGTCGATGGCGCGGATGCCGGTAGGGAGCGGCGTATCAATACGCGGGCGATCGGTGGGCGGCGGCGCATCGGCAAGCACGCCGGTGGTGTGTTCATTTTCACTGGCAAGGGCGAAAGCCGAGAGGCTCTCTTCATCAAGCGCGCGACCAAAACCATCCAGTACGCTACCGAGTAATTGGTCGGAAACCGCGATGCTGTGCGGTTGAAACAGCGGCGTAACGCGGGCGCCCTGCGCGATGCCATCCAGCGGGCCAAGCGCCGAGAGGAGCGTGTGATGCGGATTAAAACCGACCACTTCCGCCATGATCTCCCCATCCTGCGCCCGGCTGACGCGGCACAGATCGCCAATACGTGCCTGGGGGAGGCTGCTTTCTAATAAGATGCCGTTAATACCGGTGATCTTACCTTGTGCCGACACCGCCGATACTTGCGTTAGTGCCTGCAACCGTTGGCTAAACCAGGCATCGAGTGTGGCTGACGTCATACTCATTACCATTTCACCGTGATGTTTTCGCGCCCGCCAAACTCAATTTGATCGGCGGTAATGGATGTGAGCCGCAATCCATCGCGTTCATCGCCGATAAACAGACGTTGACCGCCTTCGGTGACGATATTGGCGTGCGAGCCGGAGGTAATTTGGATGATGCGGAACGGTAAACTGACGCTTTTCACTTTGGTTTCGTCATTAAGTGTCACGCCAAGCTGGTAGTCATCGCGGATCATTTTCACCATACGTTGCACGATCGGCAGTTGGTCTTGGGGTAAGTCACCATTGATGGTGATACCGTGCGCGGAAGAGGTCAGTTGGACGCGTGACAGGAGTTCACGTTCACGCAGCTTTTGTTCCAGTACGCTACGCAACGCGGCGGTATCGGGCAGTTGTGGCTTAATCAACTGCGATTCATCGTCATTTTGCTGTGCCACGCCTGGCTGCAATACCCAACTGGTGATGGTGAAGGTCAACAACAGTAGCAGTGACACGGTGGTGATTTGCGCCCAACGCGGCAGGATACGAGCAAACAGCGATTTTCGGCTTTTGGCGGGCGTAGAGGCGTTAACCCTCGTCTCTGGCGCGGTAGGGGTGACCGGCGCGCTGGCTATCTCGACGGGTGTTTCGCGCCAAGGCGTGGCGGCATCATCAAGACTGAGCCAGACGCCGCTCAGGGTAAAAATTTCGCCGGGCTGCAGTAGAAAGGGAAGGGCGACACGTTCACCTTCACGGTTACAGATGCTGCCTTCGACCGGGCTGATTTGCCATCCTGCATCTGTCAACGTGAGTTGGCAATGGCGCGGCTTAATGCCGTTATCGCACAGTTGTAATTCGCTCTCGGTGGCGTTGCCAATCGACCACTGTTTACCGCTCAACGGTAGGGCGGCTCCTTCATGTAATCCGTTCAGGACTCGTAGCTCAAACATGATGGGCACCTTTATGCATTGAAGGACTCCAGCGCATGATTAATATCAATGCGCCCCATAACATTGACCGGAATGTTGAACTGCAACTCGGCGAAAGAGAGTACCGGCACATGATGGAATTCGTCCTGGATCATTAACCGTAGCGGGCTGCGGAGATCTTGAGCCGCCAGCAACACGCCGGAGAGCGTATTGAACGGCGGGAAAATTTCACGTAGTCGTTCCAGTAGTTTCGAATGCTGGTCTTGGTTGAGCGCAAAAAAGGTTTCGTTCTGCGTCTGACGCAAGCTATCACGCAGCATCTCTTCGGTTTCCGGCGCTAATAACCAGACCACCATGCCGTTATTCTGGGTGTACTGGTGGCAGATAAGCTCTTTAATATCGATACGTACCTGATCAACCAACAGGCTAACATCGCGTTCATGCTGCCCGTGTTCAATCAGCGATTCGGTAATGGTGCGTACCGAGCGCAGTGAAATGCGTTCAGAGACCAACCGTTGCAATACCGCGCTAAGACGCGTGAGCGGGAAGATACGCTGAAATTCTTGCGCCAATTCCGGCTGTTCCATCTCCAGCCAAGACATAATGGCGCGGGTTTCTTGCAGCCCGACAAAGCGTGGCCCGCTGGCGAAGAGCGCCTCTTCCATGCGCGCCAGTAATAACTGGTGTGCGTCCCATGAAACCACATCTTCACGCTGTAGTAGCGGATGGTCTTGATTGAGCCACAACCACTGCTGTTCATTGCGCCCCTCGCTCCCAACCTCCGCTTGCGCAGCATCGTCTAACTCATCCTGCCATTTCTTATCGATCACCCGACGTTGCGGCGTGAAGGTACCGATCACTTTCGGTACTTCATAAATACAGAAGCGGAATTCGTCATCGGCTTGCTGCGGGTTATATTCAATATTGAAGACCGGCAACGTGAAGCCGAACTGATTGACAATCCGGTTACGTAAACGGCGAATGTCTTCGATTAACGCAGTAACCGCCGGATCGCCAGCGCGGGAGGAAGGGAAGCTTAACAAGTAGAGACGGCTGGGATTAAAGGTACGCAGATCCTCGTCGCCGTTAACTTCCGGCGCCAACTCTTCGACCGCGCTCTGCTGTAGTTGCGCCTGCTTACGCGCACGCCACAGTTGGAATAAGCCACTAATCAGCGTGATTAATCCCAGCAGAATAAAGATGAATGTCGGCATGCCGGGCAGTAGGCCAAAGCAGAACATCCCAAAACCGGCGATGATCCAGGCTTTCGGTTGGCTGGTTAATTGCTGGGCAATTTCACGACCAATATTGTTATCAAGAATCTCTTCATCAGAGGAGACGCGAGTAATGATCATCCCGGCGGTGAGGGAGATGAGCAGCGCCGGAATTTGGTCGATCAGACCATCGCCGATAGTTAAAATGGAATAGACATGCATGGCGTCGCTGGCCTGCATCCCTAATTGCAGTACGCCGATACAGAAGCCGCCGATCATGTTAATAAACAGAATGACCAGGCACGAAATTGCATCACCTTTAACAAACTTCATCGCCCCATCCATGGCACCGAATAACTGACTCTCTTTTGCCAAATCCTGACGCTTACTCTTGGCTTGTTGTACGTTAATTAAGCCGGCGCGTAAGTCACTATCAATCGACATTTGCTTACCGGGCATGGCATCCAGCGTGAAGCGGGCGGCCACTTCCGCCACGCGTTCCGAACCTTTAGTGATGACCAGAAAATTCACCACCGTTAGAATGAGGAACACCACCAACCCCACGGCCAGGTTGCCGCCTACCACAAAGTTACCGAAGGCGGAGACGATTTCTCCGGCATTTTGTTGCAGTAAAATCTGGCGCGTAGTTGAGATAGAGAGGCCCATGCGGAACATGGTGGTCAGCAGTAATACCGAGGGAAACGTCGAGAAGGCCAGCGGCTTCGGTAAATACATCGCCAACATAATTAACAGGCATGAGGCGCTAATATTAACCGCGATCAGCGTATCAATCAGCGGCAATGGCAAGGGAATAATCAACATGAAAACCACCGCCAACGCAATGGCGGCGCCGACGATTTCCGACCGCTGCATGGCGCTGATAGCGATTCTGTTTAGGATTAAAAACAGCATATTCATTTCAGGTTACTGATCCTTGCCGGGTTAGGATTGACTATGAGCAAAGCGTTTTTCCCAGTTGGCGTATTCGCCATTCAGGGTGCGTAGCATAGTGATGGCTTTGCTACGGTTGCTCTCATCGTTGCCCCACAGCTTGTTGGGTAATGACAACACCAGCGTTAGGAACTGGTTATAAAATAGCGATTGGTGCAGCGGTTGTTGCCCCACAACCTCCGCGCCAAGGCGTGTCACTTCATGAGCCTGAAAACCTTTATGGCACATGCTTAATAGCGTGCGGGTGAAGACGTCGTTACCGACGGTGACTTGGGGATATTTGGTTTTCAGGCTAGCAAGAAAATCATCGACCTTTGATAAGGTGTTGGTAATCGCGCGGGTATCGTCCAGCCCGGAGAGGATCTTGCGCAGCGCGGTTCGCGATGCAGAGGAGGCGAGGGCGGCAATATCATCTGACAATGCCCGCTGCAAGGTGCGCAACGCGGGTTCAAATCCTTCGCCGCCAAACTTCTCCAGCAATGTATCGAAGATGGTTTCCGCCGATTGTTGCTCGATCACCACCGAATAATAGAGCTGACGCATGGTCATTTTATGTTCGGGATGGGTGGTAAAGGCGGCGATGGCGGGCGCGGTATTCAAACCGGCGCTGATTTGCGCGCCGAATTTTTCGGCCAGCGCGCTCAGCGCGGCGGTGGCGGCGGCAATTTTGTCGCTTTGCCCCAGGCGTTGCGCTTTGCTCAATGCGACGCGTAGCAGCGTATCTGCCAACGTTGGGTCGCCATCTGCCGCGTCGACCAGTTGGTCAGAACTTGGCGCTTTCTCACCGACTAGCAGTTCATCAATGGCGTCTTCACGTTTCTGTTGGGCGGGCGCGTTGCGGCTCTCCAGCAGTTGATAGAGTTCGGTAAGGCGTTCAATTTTGGTTAGCGCAATTCGGCTACGCGATGAACCACGGCTTAGTGCGCGCTGTTCATCACGCTTACTTTGCATTTCATTTTTTTCGGCAAATAACGTACCGAGTTCTTCTAACGCGTCAGTAACGCGAGCTTGCGGAGAACGAATGCGCGGAGCGTTAGTCTGGCTTTTTTCATCCGGGCTCAACTCGTCCAGCAGGTCTTCCTGCTGTTTAAGCTCTTGCGGGAGCTTATGTAAGTGATGCTGCGGAATTTTCATGTTCATCACGATACGCCTCGCTTTTGATGCATACCGATGTGTGGCGGCTTTTTTGTTTGCGGTTCCCGCCTGACGCAAAATATTTTGCGCTCTGTCTTATCCGTCACAGGGTGTGTAATAAGTTGCACAAAGCGATTTTAATCCTGTGTCGATTTGTTCTCGGAATTGTCTGTATTACTCCGCTGTCCGGTGTTAAATCAAACGGTTATTTCATCAATGTGGTGTGGCACAGCTCTTGCTAAAGAGAAAATGCCTAACATTAATGAGGAAGTAATTATGTCTGCACTGGTTGATTTCGAGATTGAAACTTCAGCGGTACTTTTTCATCCGGTTCGCTGGGAAAGTGTGATGCGTGAAAATGAAAAAAGGCTGTATAACTTTATTCGTAAACGTGTGGCGAATTTTGCCGATGTCGAAGATTTAGTACAGTCGACCTGGCTTGAGGTTTTACGCAATCAGCATAAATTTTGCGGATCTTCAAAACCTGAAACCTGGATGTTTGGCATCGCGATTAATTTAGTGAAGAATTACTATAAGTCATTAAAAGTTAGCTATCTGCATGATGAGTTAAATGACGAGGTCTTAACGCAACTGACGCATGGCGATCGGCCTGATGGCCTGACCGAAGGAAAAGACGCGTTAGGTAAAGTGTTGCATCGTATCGCGCAGCTACCGGCCGATTATCAGCAGATTTTACAACTGATTGTTGAAAGCGACACCAGTTATCAGGCGGTGGCCGATGAGTTAATGATCCCGATCGGGACTGTGCGGTCGCGTCTTTCTCGTCTACGTCAGACGTTAAAAAATGACATTGATTGGGAACCGGCGGAATAATGCAGCGAGACAGTGAGATGATAAGTCAGAGTGAGAGCATTTCATTATGGCAGATAAAACCGCGATGTCAGTCGCGCAGCAGCCTTCCAAAGCCCTGTTTGCAGCGGCTTTTGAACAGTTTGATGAGGGCGTATTTATTCTCAATGCACGTAATGAAATAGTGCATTGCAATGACAAAGCCAGCCAGATTACACATTATCAAGCGGAGGCGTTATGCGGGAAAAGTATTCTGACGCTTGTCGATGCGCAGGATGATAACCCGCTGGAGCAACGGCTGTGGCTGCCGAAAATGCCGCACTATGGCGATAAGATTTTTGCTCAATTGCGCTTACCCGATAATGAAGTGCTACCGGTCGAATTGTTTCCCGGACCATTTCATTATCAGGGCCAGGCCTATTTAACGCTGGTAATGAGCGATGCGCGCAAGCGCCGTGATATTCATAGTTTTTATCACAATCGGGAAAGTGATTTACGCGATATGCTAGATAACGTGCCGGATAGCATCCTGCGGGTTGATAGTGAGTTACGGGTATTATATGTCAATGCAACCGGGCAAAAATGTTTGCCTGCCACGCAAGCATTACAGGGTGTGTTACTGACCGAATTGATTGCGGATACTTCGTTAATTGAACAAATTAGCTGGTCGCTTCAATCGGTATTGCATACCGGTTCGCAACTGGAAGGATTATTTCGCGGTAAAAGTCAGGGGCGGGATTCGATTTATCAAATTCGTTTCATTCCGGAATTTGGGCTTAATCATTCGTTAAAATCGGTGCTGATTATTGCACGAGAAATCACGCGTCAGTTTTTTGCCGATCAACAATTGAAAGAGACACATGAACAGCTACGCATGATGACGCAGCAGTTACAGCGGCGGGAGGAAGATGAGCGTAAGCATATCGCGCGCGAAATTCATGATGAGTTGGGGCAACATTTGACCTCGTTACGGGTCGGCTTGTCATTAACCGCAGAGCAGCATCCGGCGTTGGCGTCACAACTGGAAAAATTGACCGCCATTGTTGACGGCACAATTAAGGTGGTGCGCAATTTATCGACACAGTTACGCCCGGCGGTACTCAATATGGGGCTTAAACCGGCGCTAACGTGGTTGCGTGATGAGTTCAATAAGTATCAGGGCTGCCATTGCCTGTTAGAGATGCCGATGCAGGAGATTGACTTACCTGACGACCAAGTCACCACCGCTTTTCGGGTCGTGCAGGAGTCATTAACCAATGTTCATCGGCACGCGAATGCTCAACGAGCAAAGGTGAGCGTGCAACAGCACGATCGCGAGTTGGTGATTAAAATTCACGATGACGGCGTAGGGTTTCACGTTGAACACGTTCCGTCATTTTCCTTTGGGTTGTTGGGAATGCGTGAACGCTGCATTATGCAGGGCTGGAGCTTTAGCCTTGGCAGTGAGTTGGGGAAGGGCACGCGCGTGATGCTGAAAATACCGCTGCGTACCGGCTAAGCCGCCAGGCTATTTATGGTATTTAATGGCGAATTTAATGATGTCGGCATTGCTGGCGAATTGCATTTTCTCCATCATCCGCGCTTTGTGAGTGCTAACGGTTTTATTACTGATATTGAGATTTTCGGCAATGGTATTGACGTTATTGCCTTCGCTCAGTAACCGCATGATCTGCTTTTCGCGCAGCGATAGCAGTTCATAGCGCTGCAAATGTCCGCTATCCTGGCTGGCAAAAATAATCGCTTCTGCCAGCGTAGGATCGATATAACGCTGTTGTTCCGCAACCCGGTGGATAGCGGTTAAGAGGGTTTTAGGATCCTGATCTTTGGTAACAAACCCTTGCGCGCCGCTTGCCAGCACCGCTTGCGCAATCTGTGGCTCATTATGCATGCTGAGTACTAATACCGGTAAAAAAGGCCACTGGCGCGCAATTTGTTTTACCAGCTCCGGCCCACTGACGCCGGGCATCGATAGATCAAGCAGTAAGACATCCACCGGTTGCCAGGCGAGTAGCGCCAGCACCTCTTCGCCATTTCCCGCTTCAGCCACTACACGAATGTTGCTATCCAGGGCTAAAAGTTGTTTTAAGCCTTCGCGCATTAATACGTGATCGTCGGCGAGCAATAATTTAATTGTCATCCTGTCTACTTTCATTGGAAGTTAATCAACATCATGAAGCGCAAGACCGCCGTGTTGAACGGCGGTAAACCAACCTGACACATCTACCTCTCATCGCTATGTCGCAAAAAAGCGGAAGGGGTTCCCGCTTAACGCACTTTTTTTACCACTGTGCATTAAGCGTCGCGGACGTTATTCCACCGGCCAGGCGGCGCGCAACATAAAGCGTTGTTGCTCGGCATCGTAGTTGACCAGCGCGTTTTTGCTATTTGAGCGGGCCAGAACCCAATCAATGTCGGCGTTGCTAAGCGAGGGCGGATGTTGCCAAAATGGAGTGATAGCCTGTTGCTGTAGCCACTCAGCGAGGTAAAGAGCCGGGTGTTCGTGGCGGGTGGCGAACAAGGCTTCATCCAGAGTACGCATTAAGGCCTGTTGTTCAGGATGCGGGCTCTCATTGAGTAGCATAAGGAAGGGGAACAGTAACCGGCCGCACACTTCGCCGTGGTGAAAGTCCTTAATCGCGCCCAGTTCCCCCGCGATGCCGTGTATCACGCCGAGACCGGCCATGCTCAAGCTTTGGCCGCCAAACCAGGAGGCCATCATCATTGCTTCGCGCGCCTCGTCCCCTTGCTTATCGCTGCGGTTTAACGCCGGCCAGGCGGTGATAAAGTGACGCATACCATTCAGGGCGGTTTGGCGGCTAAAGCTATTGCCCTTGGCGGAGAGCCATGCTTCAAATAAGTGGGTAAAGGCATCAATAGCACAGCAGGCTAAAACATGGTCTGGCGCGCCTTTCAGCAAATCGGGATCGAGGATAGCGACTTCAGGGACGAAGTTCTCGTGACGCAGTGAAGCTTTGACCTTTATCGTCTGTTTATCGGTTACTACCGCGTTTTGTGTCACTTCACTGCCGGTGCCAGCGGTAGTGGGAATGGCGATCAGCGGTAAGGTCGCGCCACTG contains the following coding sequences:
- a CDS encoding sensor histidine kinase, with translation MADKTAMSVAQQPSKALFAAAFEQFDEGVFILNARNEIVHCNDKASQITHYQAEALCGKSILTLVDAQDDNPLEQRLWLPKMPHYGDKIFAQLRLPDNEVLPVELFPGPFHYQGQAYLTLVMSDARKRRDIHSFYHNRESDLRDMLDNVPDSILRVDSELRVLYVNATGQKCLPATQALQGVLLTELIADTSLIEQISWSLQSVLHTGSQLEGLFRGKSQGRDSIYQIRFIPEFGLNHSLKSVLIIAREITRQFFADQQLKETHEQLRMMTQQLQRREEDERKHIAREIHDELGQHLTSLRVGLSLTAEQHPALASQLEKLTAIVDGTIKVVRNLSTQLRPAVLNMGLKPALTWLRDEFNKYQGCHCLLEMPMQEIDLPDDQVTTAFRVVQESLTNVHRHANAQRAKVSVQQHDRELVIKIHDDGVGFHVEHVPSFSFGLLGMRERCIMQGWSFSLGSELGKGTRVMLKIPLRTG
- a CDS encoding FHA domain-containing protein, which codes for MFELRVLNGLHEGAALPLSGKQWSIGNATESELQLCDNGIKPRHCQLTLTDAGWQISPVEGSICNREGERVALPFLLQPGEIFTLSGVWLSLDDAATPWRETPVEIASAPVTPTAPETRVNASTPAKSRKSLFARILPRWAQITTVSLLLLLTFTITSWVLQPGVAQQNDDESQLIKPQLPDTAALRSVLEQKLRERELLSRVQLTSSAHGITINGDLPQDQLPIVQRMVKMIRDDYQLGVTLNDETKVKSVSLPFRIIQITSGSHANIVTEGGQRLFIGDERDGLRLTSITADQIEFGGRENITVKW
- the sctW gene encoding type III secretion system gatekeeper subunit SctW, producing MNMKIPQHHLHKLPQELKQQEDLLDELSPDEKSQTNAPRIRSPQARVTDALEELGTLFAEKNEMQSKRDEQRALSRGSSRSRIALTKIERLTELYQLLESRNAPAQQKREDAIDELLVGEKAPSSDQLVDAADGDPTLADTLLRVALSKAQRLGQSDKIAAATAALSALAEKFGAQISAGLNTAPAIAAFTTHPEHKMTMRQLYYSVVIEQQSAETIFDTLLEKFGGEGFEPALRTLQRALSDDIAALASSASRTALRKILSGLDDTRAITNTLSKVDDFLASLKTKYPQVTVGNDVFTRTLLSMCHKGFQAHEVTRLGAEVVGQQPLHQSLFYNQFLTLVLSLPNKLWGNDESNRSKAITMLRTLNGEYANWEKRFAHSQS
- a CDS encoding RNA polymerase sigma factor gives rise to the protein MSALVDFEIETSAVLFHPVRWESVMRENEKRLYNFIRKRVANFADVEDLVQSTWLEVLRNQHKFCGSSKPETWMFGIAINLVKNYYKSLKVSYLHDELNDEVLTQLTHGDRPDGLTEGKDALGKVLHRIAQLPADYQQILQLIVESDTSYQAVADELMIPIGTVRSRLSRLRQTLKNDIDWEPAE
- the sctV gene encoding type III secretion system export apparatus subunit SctV; the protein is MNMLFLILNRIAISAMQRSEIVGAAIALAVVFMLIIPLPLPLIDTLIAVNISASCLLIMLAMYLPKPLAFSTFPSVLLLTTMFRMGLSISTTRQILLQQNAGEIVSAFGNFVVGGNLAVGLVVFLILTVVNFLVITKGSERVAEVAARFTLDAMPGKQMSIDSDLRAGLINVQQAKSKRQDLAKESQLFGAMDGAMKFVKGDAISCLVILFINMIGGFCIGVLQLGMQASDAMHVYSILTIGDGLIDQIPALLISLTAGMIITRVSSDEEILDNNIGREIAQQLTSQPKAWIIAGFGMFCFGLLPGMPTFIFILLGLITLISGLFQLWRARKQAQLQQSAVEELAPEVNGDEDLRTFNPSRLYLLSFPSSRAGDPAVTALIEDIRRLRNRIVNQFGFTLPVFNIEYNPQQADDEFRFCIYEVPKVIGTFTPQRRVIDKKWQDELDDAAQAEVGSEGRNEQQWLWLNQDHPLLQREDVVSWDAHQLLLARMEEALFASGPRFVGLQETRAIMSWLEMEQPELAQEFQRIFPLTRLSAVLQRLVSERISLRSVRTITESLIEHGQHERDVSLLVDQVRIDIKELICHQYTQNNGMVVWLLAPETEEMLRDSLRQTQNETFFALNQDQHSKLLERLREIFPPFNTLSGVLLAAQDLRSPLRLMIQDEFHHVPVLSFAELQFNIPVNVMGRIDINHALESFNA
- a CDS encoding FliM/FliN family flagellar motor switch protein — encoded protein: MKLDLPQQTRDEAEARRWIGSGWRYPFTLGERQGELQLLPADDTVAQPTLHYYHSDAGLLALSDPAPLLTLLADCPALTGVTEENEGWYWSYFNQQLSPQIISLLGKLAPTLAQQQTASPFTLRLSVQLGEEHAYSQLVIPLEALQRLATRTGWQRRYQPVNLALPLDTPLVMGCLTLSAQRLAALRPADVLLPTQRFFTPDGQGVIPFAHAQFQGQLRLASQPGEPDTLQITLKEDLTMSHPHDPIPSEGPQDVAAYASDVREDTTWHPDGDSARSGLDALPLELTIRCGNLRLTLGELQQLDAGSTVIVEHVTPGEAMLCHGNFLLAKGELVNVNGSLGLQITNIISNQPLKADSTL
- a CDS encoding response regulator, with the translated sequence MTIKLLLADDHVLMREGLKQLLALDSNIRVVAEAGNGEEVLALLAWQPVDVLLLDLSMPGVSGPELVKQIARQWPFLPVLVLSMHNEPQIAQAVLASGAQGFVTKDQDPKTLLTAIHRVAEQQRYIDPTLAEAIIFASQDSGHLQRYELLSLREKQIMRLLSEGNNVNTIAENLNISNKTVSTHKARMMEKMQFASNADIIKFAIKYHK
- a CDS encoding type III secretion system HrpP C-terminal domain-containing protein produces the protein MNHNLQPNKLWQRDESLRHQQHQATPHDNTPRQPARPLPQNANRTAVFTPTSAPAKSPARNTDKQRLSRDESEFSQLLNGEGSAAPLTPITPLSLIDPDALLSAPQEAQTVENPQAAALWQIVEPQLSQSLETQEAFPASFSMILPQLGEVKAQVNTLAGGGLDVALGFSPALFNVVRGSETACGENLSRRMSQRVRLRFKRWEALS
- the sctN gene encoding type III secretion system ATPase SctN; amino-acid sequence: MVMSMTSATLDAWFSQRLQALTQVSAVSAQGKITGINGILLESSLPQARIGDLCRVSRAQDGEIMAEVVGFNPHHTLLSALGPLDGIAQGARVTPLFQPHSIAVSDQLLGSVLDGFGRALDEESLSAFALASENEHTTGVLADAPPPTDRPRIDTPLPTGIRAIDGMLTIGVGQRVGVFAGAGCGKTTLLAEMARNTPCDAIVFGLIGERGRELREFLDHELDAELRARTVLVCSTSDRSSMERARAAFTATSIAEAFRDRGKNVLLIIDSLTRFARAQREIGLALGEPPGRGGLPPSVYTLLPGLLERAGKTSRGAITALYSVLIEQDSMNDPVADEVRSLIDGHIVLARRLAERGHYPAIDVLASLSRTMGSVVEKAHVGEASSIRQLMSAYQQVEMLIRLGEYQPGNDATVDAAVQAQDAINAFLRQANHAPSDFTLTRQQLQEVARHAPSR
- a CDS encoding type III secretion protein — encoded protein: MRRHVDVETPPEADAQALELHNVLKVLLPIRKQRLSRSERLQRQQQQQLQVCHQQHHDGEQLLQGQSQRYQETVAAFVPQHQGKIEPLNELRDALQTEQQQRDDVLRQRQQIVVLENATQAQQQRVDEALQVVQRCQRDVEKIEYLLQNNEAAPQ